A DNA window from Halomarina salina contains the following coding sequences:
- a CDS encoding PIN domain-containing protein — translation MPFLVDSSFAIDYLNEQQYTIEVLRSPPDLVGRVVDESNPGYKIPSPVLYELYVGARRADSDSESPATVDSALSWADPVPFSRADALEASAIKDELLNEGNIINEFDILIAGIARRRDLTVLATDKDYSDVDDLSAFVIAPNQRDS, via the coding sequence ATGCCCTTTCTCGTTGACAGCAGCTTCGCCATCGACTATCTCAACGAGCAGCAGTACACGATCGAGGTCCTTCGTTCGCCACCCGATCTCGTCGGGAGAGTGGTTGACGAGTCGAATCCGGGGTACAAGATTCCGTCCCCAGTTCTGTATGAACTCTACGTGGGAGCCCGCCGGGCAGACAGCGATTCTGAGTCACCGGCGACTGTTGACTCCGCCCTCTCGTGGGCCGACCCTGTGCCATTTTCCAGAGCCGATGCACTCGAGGCCAGCGCGATAAAAGACGAGCTTCTTAATGAGGGAAACATCATCAACGAGTTTGATATCCTAATCGCTGGGATTGCCCGTAGAAGGGACTTGACGGTTCTTGCGACGGATAAAGACTACTCGGACGTCGATGACCTCTCTGCATTTGTTATCGCCCCGAATCAGCGTGATTCGTAG
- a CDS encoding DUF7563 family protein, translating into MPECDECGGHVSQAFVRVFADNDGDLLACPSCSTFAELSGGMME; encoded by the coding sequence ATGCCCGAATGCGACGAATGCGGCGGACACGTCTCCCAGGCGTTTGTTCGCGTTTTCGCGGACAACGATGGCGACCTCCTCGCCTGCCCCAGCTGCTCGACGTTCGCTGAACTGAGCGGCGGGATGATGGAGTGA
- a CDS encoding helix-turn-helix domain-containing protein: MNSAHQLTYPAKVALNRLQWDGEACFGELRDDLEMPESTLAKALKQLREAGVVDKRDGEDDARRSIYSVVEDASATSSVSAT; encoded by the coding sequence ATGAACTCTGCACACCAACTGACGTATCCCGCGAAAGTAGCGCTCAACCGGCTGCAGTGGGACGGAGAGGCCTGTTTCGGAGAGTTGCGCGATGACCTCGAAATGCCCGAGTCAACGCTCGCGAAGGCGCTGAAGCAACTCCGTGAGGCAGGGGTCGTCGACAAGCGAGACGGCGAGGACGACGCCCGGAGGTCAATTTACTCGGTTGTCGAGGACGCATCGGCGACGTCGTCGGTGAGCGCAACGTGA
- a CDS encoding phage tail tape measure protein produces MDETFQTVQSVTGATSSELSAMRDTTQELAATTTQSAGQIAQGFKYLAYSGLDAKESIAAIDEVAELATVSQMSLADATRSVTSTLSSFGLEASKAGDVASTMSSVFASSDVELSELSETLSYVSSQANTASQDLATTAGAAGILSDAGIRSSRAGTTLRGILASLSDPSGKAAEALKTLGLSISDFSDQEGDLLSLDTVFQKLQSRMKDMGSQQRTRILQQLFGREAASGAAVLVNRVGDLSEKINQVSAANLQSAIDALREAEASALDQRTTDLGVSLSPDMNREEVLSQFQQLSEEVDQEELQQQIKVGLNVGDGAAEYLAGELEAGTSVDSLASSMESAVTAGELASDKLSTVNGRLRYLAGSAQSAAYSMYAGFRPALSIILDGLVAFADVVTAVPGALKVFGAAMFATAAAGVALTASLGMTIARSRLQAALAADSASATWAQAMAQRGAAAASRAAAGAQAVYTAALQGNLLALTRQKGAQAAATLATWRSTAAERASAAATWASTAATNARTIASNGAAAAQNLYAAATNRLSLALARQKVAAAASAAATYATTGASYAAAAASSVLSTVMGVGVTGAFYAAAAAAVSFMVALGPIGWVALAAGALLVGAAVSDLGGTIDAVLGPVSALVGLGGDLLGWTLDLAGAVLDLAGALAGLGLGVVLAPFEAFYNLVNALTGGGIDEAAASVGGLAESAAALLAPLVELPGTIRGVADSIRGFDPGEFLSSLPGQAASAAADVPGAIAGALGGFSWTVFFPPLALTEFVTGVDLGDYVEWPGWDAIVPEFSWPSIPSLKLGEQATASVGLDIGNWSLPSLSLPALDIGNPLAGVESAVSDSVAGVQASLTGLWSAFEQRFPRTAEALATRAEDVGNVVQWVGDQFDAAGDTVARTLRPLEGWADTAGDVARTAGMLTLGPLVLGLRAAGDAAGWAGEQFDRLVGSPIGGFVDGVESGVQDVRTSLRNAIPSTGEVLGGLGDLGGAVASQLGTGLDVTLASILTPETMLPKVGQWWYDAGAGLVDALVNGVTSAPDAVAGAVEGVVDDVASYLPGSDAERGPLSNLTARGQALPETMASGAQRGEGSLASTLASVLSTAMPSMGALDVGPLAAQPNGVNGALSGVGQMAGLFPGVQVATPTVNAPDPPSVNADVDGGQFPSGPELARQIAQANAREGALGDSSVTVSAPTIERSASREEMRQLLREEGLSKKQVEQIITAAFRDGDAGPKPGRRSG; encoded by the coding sequence ATCGACGAGACGTTTCAGACGGTCCAGAGCGTCACGGGAGCCACCTCGTCGGAACTCTCGGCGATGCGAGACACGACCCAGGAACTCGCCGCGACGACGACTCAGAGCGCCGGTCAAATCGCACAGGGGTTCAAATACCTCGCATACAGCGGCCTCGACGCGAAGGAATCAATCGCCGCTATCGACGAGGTGGCTGAGCTGGCGACTGTCTCTCAGATGTCGCTGGCCGATGCCACCAGATCGGTCACGAGTACGCTCTCGTCGTTCGGGCTCGAAGCCTCGAAAGCAGGGGATGTCGCGAGCACGATGTCAAGCGTGTTCGCCTCGTCGGACGTCGAACTCAGCGAGCTCTCCGAGACGCTCTCATACGTGTCGTCGCAGGCTAACACGGCGTCTCAGGACCTTGCTACCACGGCTGGGGCTGCTGGAATATTGTCCGATGCTGGCATCAGGTCGAGCAGGGCAGGGACTACTCTCAGAGGCATCCTTGCCTCGCTTTCGGATCCGTCCGGGAAGGCCGCCGAAGCGCTGAAAACCCTCGGACTGAGCATCAGCGACTTCAGCGACCAGGAGGGGGATCTCCTGAGTCTGGACACGGTGTTCCAGAAACTGCAGTCGCGGATGAAAGACATGGGTTCCCAGCAACGGACCCGCATTCTTCAACAGCTCTTCGGCCGCGAAGCAGCGTCTGGGGCCGCGGTCCTCGTCAACCGAGTTGGCGACCTCTCCGAGAAAATCAATCAGGTGTCCGCGGCCAACCTGCAGTCCGCGATTGACGCGCTGAGGGAGGCCGAGGCATCGGCACTTGACCAGCGCACGACCGACCTCGGCGTCTCCCTCTCCCCGGACATGAATCGGGAGGAGGTGCTGAGTCAGTTCCAGCAGCTCTCCGAAGAGGTCGACCAGGAGGAGCTCCAGCAGCAAATCAAGGTCGGTCTGAACGTCGGAGATGGGGCCGCGGAGTACCTCGCTGGCGAACTTGAGGCCGGGACGTCAGTCGACTCCCTCGCCTCGTCGATGGAGTCGGCGGTGACGGCCGGGGAACTCGCCTCGGACAAACTCAGCACCGTCAATGGTCGCCTGCGCTATCTCGCCGGTTCAGCGCAGAGCGCCGCCTATTCGATGTATGCGGGTTTCCGACCGGCACTGAGCATCATCCTCGACGGCCTCGTCGCGTTCGCTGACGTCGTCACTGCCGTTCCCGGCGCACTGAAGGTGTTCGGTGCGGCGATGTTCGCGACGGCCGCCGCCGGGGTGGCCCTCACCGCTTCGCTCGGGATGACCATCGCGAGGAGTCGCCTACAGGCCGCCCTCGCCGCTGACTCGGCGTCCGCGACGTGGGCCCAGGCGATGGCCCAGCGAGGGGCCGCGGCTGCTTCACGGGCCGCTGCTGGCGCTCAGGCTGTCTACACCGCTGCCCTTCAGGGGAATCTCCTCGCTCTCACGAGACAGAAAGGCGCGCAGGCGGCGGCAACGCTCGCGACGTGGCGGTCAACCGCTGCCGAACGGGCGAGCGCGGCGGCGACCTGGGCGTCGACGGCCGCAACGAATGCACGGACCATCGCGAGCAACGGTGCGGCCGCCGCCCAGAACCTCTACGCGGCGGCGACGAACCGTCTCTCCCTCGCCCTCGCCCGACAGAAGGTTGCGGCGGCGGCGAGCGCGGCGGCGACGTACGCGACGACGGGTGCGAGTTACGCCGCTGCGGCCGCGTCGTCCGTCCTCTCGACGGTCATGGGCGTCGGTGTGACCGGCGCGTTCTACGCTGCTGCTGCTGCAGCCGTCTCCTTCATGGTAGCGCTGGGCCCCATCGGCTGGGTCGCCCTCGCCGCGGGGGCCCTGCTCGTCGGTGCCGCCGTCTCCGACCTCGGCGGCACCATCGACGCCGTCCTCGGACCCGTGAGCGCGCTCGTCGGTCTCGGTGGCGACCTCCTCGGGTGGACGCTCGACCTCGCCGGCGCGGTCCTCGACCTCGCCGGGGCGCTCGCAGGTCTCGGCCTCGGTGTCGTCCTCGCACCATTCGAAGCGTTCTATAACCTCGTCAACGCGCTGACTGGCGGCGGTATCGACGAGGCGGCAGCGTCGGTCGGCGGACTCGCTGAGTCGGCCGCGGCGCTGCTCGCGCCACTCGTCGAGCTCCCAGGAACCATCCGGGGGGTGGCCGACTCTATCCGGGGGTTCGACCCCGGCGAGTTCCTCTCCTCACTTCCGGGACAGGCGGCGAGCGCCGCCGCTGACGTTCCCGGCGCGATAGCAGGGGCGCTCGGTGGGTTCTCCTGGACGGTATTCTTCCCACCCCTGGCCCTGACTGAATTCGTCACCGGCGTCGACCTCGGTGACTACGTTGAGTGGCCTGGGTGGGATGCTATCGTCCCCGAGTTCTCGTGGCCGTCTATCCCGAGTCTGAAGCTCGGAGAGCAGGCGACGGCGTCTGTCGGACTCGACATCGGCAACTGGTCGCTCCCGAGTCTCTCGCTCCCGGCACTCGACATCGGCAACCCACTCGCGGGTGTCGAGTCGGCGGTGTCTGACTCCGTCGCTGGGGTGCAGGCGTCGCTCACCGGCCTGTGGTCCGCCTTCGAGCAGCGCTTCCCACGGACGGCTGAGGCGCTCGCGACCCGTGCGGAGGACGTCGGCAACGTCGTCCAGTGGGTCGGCGACCAGTTCGACGCTGCAGGTGATACTGTTGCCCGGACCCTCCGCCCGCTCGAAGGGTGGGCCGACACCGCCGGTGACGTCGCCCGGACGGCCGGGATGCTGACGCTCGGACCGCTCGTCCTCGGTCTCCGCGCCGCGGGCGACGCGGCGGGCTGGGCGGGCGAGCAGTTCGACCGCCTCGTCGGATCGCCGATCGGAGGCTTCGTCGACGGGGTTGAGTCGGGGGTTCAGGACGTCCGGACGTCGCTCCGCAACGCTATTCCGTCGACCGGTGAGGTTCTCGGCGGACTGGGCGACCTTGGCGGTGCCGTCGCCAGTCAGCTCGGCACTGGCCTTGACGTGACGCTCGCGAGCATCCTCACCCCGGAGACCATGCTCCCGAAGGTTGGTCAGTGGTGGTATGACGCCGGGGCGGGCCTCGTCGACGCACTTGTCAACGGCGTCACGTCCGCGCCGGACGCGGTCGCCGGTGCCGTCGAGGGAGTCGTCGACGACGTCGCTTCGTACCTCCCAGGGAGCGACGCCGAACGCGGTCCACTGAGCAACCTGACGGCCCGCGGGCAAGCGCTCCCCGAGACGATGGCCTCCGGAGCCCAACGCGGGGAGGGGTCGCTCGCGTCCACGCTCGCGTCGGTCCTCAGCACGGCTATGCCGTCGATGGGTGCGCTGGACGTCGGCCCGCTCGCCGCTCAGCCCAACGGCGTGAACGGTGCTCTCTCGGGAGTCGGTCAGATGGCTGGCCTCTTCCCCGGTGTCCAGGTGGCGACGCCGACGGTCAACGCTCCCGATCCACCCAGCGTTAACGCGGACGTCGACGGCGGTCAATTCCCGTCGGGTCCGGAGTTGGCACGGCAGATCGCGCAGGCGAACGCTCGCGAGGGGGCGCTTGGTGACTCGTCGGTGACCGTCTCCGCGCCGACGATCGAGCGCTCGGCCTCTCGCGAGGAAATGCGCCAGCTCCTCCGCGAGGAGGGGCTCTCGAAGAAGCAGGTCGAGCAGATTATCACCGCCGCCTTCCGCGACGGTGACGCCGGTCCCAAGCCTGGACGGCGGTCCGGGTGA
- a CDS encoding zinc-ribbon domain-containing protein, with translation MHATLIDNTAETDSQHNSSSDERGLTPIEGVCGDYCPNCGSTLRDDARECPRCRKGICR, from the coding sequence ATGCACGCGACACTCATCGACAACACGGCCGAGACGGATAGCCAGCACAACAGCAGCTCCGACGAGCGCGGTCTCACGCCTATCGAGGGCGTCTGCGGCGACTACTGCCCGAACTGTGGGTCGACACTTCGCGACGACGCTCGCGAGTGCCCTCGGTGCCGGAAGGGGATTTGCCGATGA
- a CDS encoding phage virion morphogenesis protein, translating to MPNAVRDENRIPAVRAALRAAEGSIAESIATDVNETVRENWSAGKNALGGAWAPNAPETIRQKGGSTPLIDTGETREAMGVSAEGDTARVGPTTDEAAKLIAIHEHGVPEQNIPARPVIGPAGEYAHQVAEDVAERTLTKTLAGVTL from the coding sequence ATGCCTAACGCTGTCCGTGACGAGAACCGCATCCCGGCGGTACGGGCGGCACTCCGCGCTGCCGAGGGGAGTATCGCCGAGTCCATCGCGACGGACGTCAACGAGACAGTTCGCGAGAACTGGTCCGCTGGGAAGAACGCCCTCGGTGGGGCGTGGGCCCCTAATGCACCGGAGACTATCCGGCAAAAGGGCGGGTCGACACCACTCATCGACACTGGTGAGACACGCGAGGCGATGGGTGTCTCCGCAGAGGGTGACACCGCCCGTGTCGGCCCGACGACCGACGAGGCGGCGAAGCTTATCGCGATTCACGAGCACGGCGTCCCGGAGCAGAACATCCCGGCCCGACCGGTTATCGGGCCCGCCGGGGAGTACGCCCATCAGGTCGCCGAGGACGTCGCGGAGAGAACGCTGACGAAGACGCTCGCCGGGGTGACCCTGTGA
- a CDS encoding SWIM zinc finger family protein, whose product MYDVYGEGGDRYTVDRDTSSCTCPDAQYRGVECKHQRRVAFHVGEREIPEWIDLGAVDELLVSYLGLDDAGVPETRVATDGGEIIVAGDDGEILEDSDEDEEDTEPHRAVPPYDHEPRGFYSDEEYDDNYSCHEGRE is encoded by the coding sequence GTGTACGACGTCTACGGTGAGGGCGGCGACCGATACACCGTCGACCGCGATACATCCTCCTGTACCTGCCCCGACGCCCAGTACCGTGGCGTCGAGTGCAAGCACCAGAGAAGGGTCGCGTTCCACGTCGGCGAGCGGGAGATCCCCGAGTGGATCGACCTCGGCGCCGTCGACGAGCTCCTCGTCAGCTACCTCGGCCTCGACGACGCCGGCGTGCCGGAAACGCGCGTCGCGACCGACGGCGGTGAAATCATCGTCGCCGGTGACGACGGCGAGATTCTCGAGGATAGCGACGAGGACGAGGAGGACACCGAGCCCCACCGCGCCGTCCCCCCGTACGACCACGAGCCTCGTGGGTTCTACTCCGATGAGGAGTATGACGACAACTACAGTTGTCACGAGGGGCGCGAATGA